The Methanobacterium sp. BAmetb5 genome includes a region encoding these proteins:
- a CDS encoding phosphatidylglycerophosphatase A: protein MENNNESRSIYDFMQEAGVELPQLVDAGLELLAGVEKNEELELRLEKQIRKSLEDINVVVLIIAGIRVEEDLLHHRIEGVDVDDDPAYLYTDEVLGMAIANQIAGTKAIFNFKRYDEAKPGIIATLGPMLDDVFAGLVAGCMSKIFEE from the coding sequence ATGGAAAATAATAATGAATCCAGGTCAATTTACGATTTTATGCAGGAAGCTGGTGTTGAATTACCACAACTGGTAGACGCAGGGTTGGAACTTTTGGCTGGTGTGGAGAAAAATGAAGAGTTGGAATTGAGACTGGAAAAGCAGATCAGGAAGTCACTGGAAGATATAAATGTAGTAGTTCTGATTATAGCGGGAATTCGCGTGGAGGAAGATTTACTTCATCACCGGATTGAAGGTGTGGATGTAGATGATGATCCGGCCTATCTTTATACCGATGAAGTTTTAGGGATGGCTATTGCCAATCAAATCGCAGGTACTAAGGCAATTTTTAATTTTAAAAGGTATGATGAAGCAAAGCCAGGAATCATTGCTACTTTAGGACCCATGCTGGATGATGTTTTTGCTGGTCTGGTGGCCGGTTGTATGTCTAAAATTTTTGAGGAATGA